Proteins from a single region of Paraglaciecola sp. T6c:
- a CDS encoding DUF1456 family protein, with protein sequence MINNDVMRRIRYIFDFNDKQMLDVFAQAEYPATTAQLHSWLRKEEEPEFVRITDLQFALFLNGLINLKRGKREGAPAPVERVLTNNIILMKLKIALNLQAEDILAIMDKSDFRLSKHELSALFRKPGNRHYRECQDQFLRNFLKGLQLKLRGEAQKD encoded by the coding sequence ATGATCAATAACGATGTGATGCGTCGTATCCGCTATATTTTCGATTTTAACGATAAACAAATGCTTGACGTTTTCGCTCAGGCTGAATACCCAGCCACCACTGCGCAATTACACAGCTGGTTGCGAAAAGAAGAAGAGCCTGAATTTGTTCGCATTACAGATTTACAGTTCGCACTATTTTTAAACGGTTTGATTAACTTAAAACGGGGTAAACGCGAGGGTGCACCTGCGCCGGTAGAGCGTGTGCTAACGAATAATATTATTTTAATGAAACTGAAAATTGCGCTTAATCTGCAAGCTGAAGATATTCTGGCCATTATGGACAAGAGTGACTTTCGTCTGTCTAAGCATGAGTTGAGTGCCTTGTTCCGTAAGCCCGGTAACCGCCATTACCGCGAATGCCAAGACCAGTTCTTGCGCAATTTTCTTAAAGGGTTACAGCTAAAATTACGCGGTGAAGCCCAGAAAGATTAA
- a CDS encoding patatin-like phospholipase family protein: MHERNHYALLLSGGGARAAYQLGVLKSISTYLPRNQGIPFPIVCGSSAGAINATGLACYASCYHLGIRKLEHVWKNFTTRQVYGSGIRDVYSHLAQSYFRSFQSTLNQKQASSLLNNQPLRKLIRNRLDFKRIDNNVARGYLRAISISASSYSTHDSISYFQGHQDIQPWHRQQRRGIKTALHSEHLMASSAIPLVFPPVKLDGEFLGDGSVHQLSPLSPAIHLGAQKIFVIGVEQPERAPRFTNVIHYPSSLEIAGHLLDTIFADTLRSDLERLHRINQTLEQLDAEQRQKSALKTIDCLVINPSVTFNDMAARHFHQMPSGIKSLLKIMGLHNNADSSILSYLLFEKEYCKELIALGFKDGLARAEEIRHFLTI; this comes from the coding sequence ATGCATGAACGTAATCATTACGCGTTGCTTTTATCCGGCGGCGGCGCAAGAGCCGCATATCAATTGGGCGTGCTGAAGTCTATCAGCACTTATTTACCTAGAAACCAAGGGATCCCCTTTCCCATTGTGTGCGGAAGTTCAGCTGGGGCTATTAATGCCACAGGACTCGCATGCTATGCATCTTGTTATCATTTAGGTATTCGCAAGTTAGAACATGTGTGGAAAAATTTCACCACTCGGCAAGTGTACGGGAGTGGAATACGAGATGTGTATTCACATCTAGCGCAAAGTTATTTCCGCAGTTTTCAGTCCACTTTAAATCAAAAGCAAGCCAGTAGTTTATTGAATAACCAACCTCTGCGTAAACTCATTCGTAACCGTTTGGATTTCAAACGCATTGATAATAACGTGGCAAGAGGATATTTACGGGCAATCAGTATCAGTGCGTCAAGCTATAGCACCCACGATTCAATTAGCTATTTTCAGGGGCACCAAGATATACAGCCTTGGCATAGGCAGCAACGCCGGGGAATAAAAACCGCTTTGCATAGCGAGCACTTAATGGCGTCATCAGCCATTCCGTTAGTGTTTCCTCCTGTTAAACTAGACGGGGAATTCCTTGGTGACGGCTCAGTCCACCAGCTTTCGCCTCTTAGCCCTGCTATCCATCTTGGCGCTCAGAAGATATTCGTAATAGGTGTGGAACAACCCGAACGTGCTCCGCGCTTTACTAACGTTATTCATTATCCCAGTAGCTTAGAAATTGCTGGGCATTTACTCGATACTATTTTTGCCGACACCTTGCGCTCTGATTTAGAGCGGTTGCATCGTATCAATCAAACGCTGGAACAATTAGATGCCGAGCAACGTCAAAAGAGCGCGCTCAAGACGATTGATTGTTTAGTGATTAATCCTAGTGTGACGTTTAACGACATGGCAGCACGGCACTTTCATCAAATGCCATCAGGCATTAAATCACTGCTAAAAATAATGGGATTACATAACAATGCGGATTCCTCGATACTCAGTTACCTTCTGTTTGAAAAAGAATACTGCAAAGAGTTAATCGCGCTAGGCTTTAAAGATGGCCTAGCAAGAGCGGAGGAAATCCGTCATTTTCTGACAATATAG
- a CDS encoding MBL fold metallo-hydrolase, producing the protein MRLTFYGVRGSIPTPGAEYIKYGGNTACVHIELNDGNDIIIDAGTGIRTLGQKLAAKEGDIHLLLTHNHWDHIQGFPFFTPIYQPQRNIFITPGQTTLAEHDNILRQMSGSYFPVQFNTLPSAIALEAKPDNLRQWHIGEAKIQRQKINHPGGGSAYCITADGSKVVYITDNELYPPYKKSTDFLDWVEFARDADLVIHDAQYMLTDMPGKAGWGHSVAEEAVKLSMACRAKRLALYSHDHTRTDDNIAAVEAHCQELVEIAQADLELFAAAEGMSIAL; encoded by the coding sequence ATGCGATTAACTTTTTACGGCGTTAGAGGCTCGATACCTACCCCAGGAGCTGAGTATATTAAGTACGGCGGTAATACAGCCTGCGTACACATCGAGCTAAACGACGGCAATGACATCATCATTGATGCGGGCACAGGTATTCGCACTTTAGGCCAGAAACTCGCCGCGAAAGAAGGGGATATACACTTATTATTGACCCACAATCACTGGGATCACATCCAAGGCTTCCCCTTTTTTACGCCTATATACCAACCTCAGCGCAATATTTTTATCACCCCAGGACAAACGACTCTAGCTGAGCACGATAATATTTTACGCCAAATGAGTGGTAGCTACTTTCCCGTTCAGTTTAATACCTTACCTTCGGCTATTGCTCTTGAAGCAAAGCCTGACAATCTGCGCCAATGGCATATAGGTGAGGCAAAAATTCAGCGTCAAAAAATTAATCATCCAGGTGGAGGCAGCGCATATTGTATTACCGCCGATGGCAGTAAAGTGGTATACATTACCGACAATGAATTGTATCCCCCCTACAAGAAAAGCACTGACTTTCTCGATTGGGTAGAATTCGCTCGTGATGCAGACTTAGTCATTCATGATGCTCAGTACATGCTGACTGATATGCCAGGTAAAGCGGGATGGGGTCACTCAGTGGCCGAAGAAGCGGTAAAATTGAGTATGGCATGTCGTGCTAAACGTTTAGCTCTGTACAGTCACGATCATACACGCACTGACGATAATATTGCTGCCGTAGAAGCCCACTGCCAAGAGCTAGTGGAAATAGCTCAAGCTGATCTCGAGCTATTCGCTGCAGCAGAAGGTATGAGCATCGCTTTGTAA
- a CDS encoding proline--tRNA ligase: MRTSQYLLSTQKETPADAEVISHQLMLRAGLVRKLASGLYTWLPTGLRVLNKVAQIVREEMDRAGSLEILMPVVQPADLWQESGRWDEYGPELLRIKDRHYRDFVLGPTHEEVVTALVKNEVSSYKQLPLNVYQVQTKFRDEVRPRFGVMRGREFTMKDAYSFHLSDECLNKTYDDMFAAYCRVFERINLEFRPVIADNGSIGGNASHEFHVLADSGEDDIAFSNASDYAANIEKAEALAPQFSRPAPSAELTKVATPNAKTIEQVSALLNIPAEQSVKTLIVLGEADNKGQQGLIALVLRGDHQLNELKAEKIDGVYAPLTMASEAQIEDTIGCSIGSIGPVGLNIPVIADRSAAVLADFVCGANENDVHYTGANWERDAKEFQEADIRNVQAGDPSPDGQGTLEIKRGIEVGHIFQLGSKYSEALNCGVLDENGKHQVLNMGCYGIGVSRIVAAAIEQNHDKYGIIWPDAIAPFKVAIVPMNMHKSHRIQQVAEDLYAQLKAAGVEVLFDDRKERPGVMFNDMELVGVPHTIVIGERNLDEQKVEYKNRRSGEKQLIDIPQLAEFVSTL, encoded by the coding sequence ATGCGCACAAGCCAATATTTATTATCGACCCAAAAAGAAACACCTGCTGATGCAGAAGTCATCAGCCACCAGCTTATGCTACGTGCGGGCTTGGTTCGCAAGCTAGCATCAGGACTTTATACATGGTTACCCACCGGCTTGCGCGTGTTAAACAAAGTCGCTCAAATCGTTCGCGAAGAAATGGATCGTGCCGGTTCGTTAGAAATATTGATGCCTGTCGTGCAACCTGCCGATTTGTGGCAAGAGTCTGGTCGCTGGGACGAATATGGCCCTGAGCTTTTACGCATAAAAGACCGTCATTACCGAGACTTCGTATTAGGTCCAACTCATGAAGAAGTGGTCACCGCCTTAGTCAAAAATGAAGTAAGCAGCTATAAGCAATTGCCATTGAACGTTTACCAAGTTCAAACGAAGTTTCGCGATGAAGTTCGCCCGCGTTTTGGAGTCATGCGTGGTCGTGAATTCACCATGAAAGATGCTTACTCGTTTCATTTAAGCGATGAGTGCTTGAACAAAACCTACGATGACATGTTCGCAGCATATTGCCGTGTGTTTGAACGTATCAACCTAGAATTTCGCCCAGTGATTGCCGATAACGGCTCCATTGGTGGTAATGCCTCCCACGAATTCCACGTGTTGGCTGACTCAGGTGAAGATGATATCGCCTTTAGTAACGCATCAGATTATGCCGCTAACATCGAAAAAGCAGAGGCACTAGCCCCGCAATTTTCACGCCCAGCCCCCAGTGCTGAACTCACTAAAGTGGCCACGCCAAATGCGAAAACCATTGAGCAGGTCAGCGCGTTACTTAACATACCTGCTGAACAATCAGTTAAAACCCTAATAGTACTGGGTGAAGCAGATAACAAGGGACAGCAAGGACTTATAGCACTTGTGCTGCGCGGGGATCATCAATTAAATGAGCTCAAAGCAGAGAAAATAGACGGCGTTTATGCTCCGCTTACTATGGCCAGTGAAGCGCAAATTGAAGACACTATCGGTTGCTCAATCGGCTCTATTGGGCCGGTTGGTTTAAACATACCTGTTATCGCTGATCGCAGCGCGGCGGTATTAGCAGACTTTGTGTGCGGCGCGAATGAAAATGACGTGCATTACACAGGCGCTAACTGGGAGCGCGATGCAAAAGAGTTCCAAGAAGCGGACATTCGTAATGTACAAGCCGGAGATCCATCGCCAGATGGTCAAGGTACTCTTGAGATCAAACGTGGTATTGAAGTTGGTCACATATTCCAACTCGGCAGTAAGTACTCAGAAGCATTGAACTGCGGTGTGCTAGATGAAAACGGCAAGCATCAAGTGCTTAATATGGGTTGTTATGGCATTGGGGTTTCCCGTATCGTGGCCGCGGCAATTGAGCAAAATCACGATAAGTACGGCATTATTTGGCCTGATGCAATAGCACCTTTTAAAGTTGCGATCGTACCGATGAATATGCACAAATCCCACCGTATACAACAAGTTGCAGAAGATTTATACGCCCAACTCAAAGCCGCTGGAGTCGAAGTATTGTTCGACGATCGTAAAGAGCGCCCAGGCGTGATGTTTAACGACATGGAATTGGTAGGTGTACCGCACACGATTGTTATCGGTGAGCGTAACCTTGATGAACAAAAAGTCGAATATAAAAATCGTCGTAGTGGTGAAAAGCAGCTGATTGATATCCCGCAGTTGGCGGAATTTGTTTCCACGCTGTAA
- the tsaA gene encoding tRNA (N6-threonylcarbamoyladenosine(37)-N6)-methyltransferase TrmO produces MNRVESLPVQDHINLRPLGVIRTPYQQKFAIPRQPNLIDAASGEIIFHTEFSDPNMLRGIEQFSHLWLLFQFHQTVEKGWSPMVRPPRLGGNKKQGVLATRSTFRPNAIGMSVVQYDKVEHKDGRLSLHVKGVDLLDGTPIIDIKPYVPWADSIPEAKGGFAAERPTLMPVYFESQSAKQLAHWQANYPMLSALIEQVLAQDPRPAYKAEQDSNEEYGMSLYDLNIRWRVSAKANYVVSITHNYEPQAHKD; encoded by the coding sequence ATGAATCGAGTTGAATCCCTGCCGGTACAGGATCACATCAACCTAAGGCCATTGGGCGTAATTCGCACACCATACCAACAGAAGTTCGCTATTCCTAGGCAACCGAACCTGATTGATGCCGCCAGTGGCGAAATTATATTTCACACGGAATTTAGCGATCCGAACATGTTACGGGGTATTGAGCAATTCAGTCATTTGTGGCTGTTGTTTCAATTTCACCAAACAGTGGAAAAAGGTTGGTCCCCCATGGTGCGCCCTCCTCGTCTCGGCGGAAACAAGAAACAAGGCGTGCTGGCCACACGCAGCACTTTTAGGCCAAATGCTATTGGAATGTCTGTTGTTCAATACGATAAAGTCGAACATAAAGACGGGCGCTTAAGCCTGCATGTTAAAGGGGTTGATTTACTTGATGGCACGCCAATCATCGACATTAAACCTTACGTACCTTGGGCTGACAGCATCCCTGAGGCAAAAGGTGGTTTTGCCGCCGAGCGCCCTACACTAATGCCGGTATATTTTGAAAGTCAATCTGCCAAGCAGTTGGCCCACTGGCAAGCCAATTATCCTATGCTTAGCGCACTGATCGAACAAGTACTAGCGCAGGACCCACGCCCCGCTTATAAAGCCGAGCAAGACAGCAACGAAGAGTATGGAATGAGCCTTTATGATCTGAACATACGTTGGCGAGTCAGCGCTAAGGCCAACTATGTGGTGAGTATCACGCACAATTACGAGCCGCAAGCGCATAAAGATTAA
- the serB gene encoding phosphoserine phosphatase SerB, translated as MFEFSPHSKQLASSLFLERLIADQTFDQFHFINDRIVSTIAHEHFTPSKLSLKGFDLTKEHSSLVIFAEGLSLAKVFAVSMAFADKLNVLCYQVLRDVPLSGVGIVLRVERLSIEDLRPLLERIANEHAVEICLFSSAPRLDEPGLLLMDMDSTVISIECIDEIAKLAGVGEEVSSVTEQAMQGKLDFEESLRSRVGCLKDANEDILQQVRRALPLMPGIFNLVKFLKQHQWKLAIASGGFSYFADYLADRLELDAAVANELEIVDGRLTGRVSGSVVDAQVKAATLLELANEFDITDCQTMAMGDGANDLVMMNAAALGVAFHAKPVVRAQADISIRNGGLDSILWVLAAATPCKK; from the coding sequence GTGTTTGAATTTAGCCCGCACTCTAAACAATTGGCGTCTAGCCTCTTCCTTGAACGTTTGATTGCAGATCAAACGTTCGATCAGTTCCATTTCATCAATGATCGCATTGTTAGCACAATTGCTCACGAGCATTTCACCCCCAGCAAGCTCAGCTTAAAGGGCTTCGATTTAACCAAAGAGCACAGTAGCTTGGTTATCTTTGCTGAGGGGTTAAGCCTCGCGAAAGTCTTCGCTGTGTCCATGGCCTTTGCGGATAAGTTAAATGTGCTGTGTTACCAAGTTTTGCGAGATGTGCCTCTTTCTGGCGTCGGTATCGTGCTGCGCGTAGAGCGGCTGAGCATAGAAGACCTAAGGCCATTATTAGAGCGTATTGCGAATGAGCATGCAGTAGAAATATGTTTATTTTCAAGTGCGCCGCGTTTGGACGAACCAGGTTTATTGCTAATGGACATGGACAGCACAGTCATCAGTATTGAATGCATCGATGAAATTGCCAAGCTTGCCGGGGTAGGAGAGGAAGTCTCCAGTGTCACTGAGCAGGCCATGCAAGGAAAACTCGATTTTGAGGAAAGCTTACGTAGCCGAGTCGGGTGCCTCAAGGACGCAAATGAAGACATATTGCAGCAAGTGCGCCGTGCCCTGCCGCTAATGCCGGGTATTTTCAACTTAGTTAAATTCTTAAAGCAGCACCAGTGGAAATTAGCGATTGCCTCCGGTGGCTTTAGTTATTTTGCGGACTATTTGGCTGACAGATTGGAGCTTGATGCTGCTGTAGCGAATGAGCTTGAAATAGTTGATGGTAGACTGACGGGACGGGTCTCGGGGTCAGTGGTCGATGCTCAGGTCAAGGCTGCTACATTGCTAGAGCTGGCGAATGAATTCGATATCACAGATTGTCAAACCATGGCCATGGGCGACGGGGCAAATGATTTGGTCATGATGAATGCTGCAGCGCTTGGCGTTGCATTTCACGCAAAGCCGGTTGTACGTGCCCAAGCGGATATTTCTATTCGAAACGGCGGTTTAGATTCTATATTGTGGGTATTGGCGGCGGCCACACCGTGTAAAAAATAA
- a CDS encoding PilZ domain-containing protein produces the protein MNQDLEQYHDIIEQLKPMIHEPEFSQILAQVAGSVPKQKRFLLKMELKRLARPCTRLIDLRGHVDGKCKLYEYESQRHYLDDTAIEVFERQVRSFGEYTVGVYEAVLNTENNYRVMHKKEQQASSQPKQPDNSTLPVSHGYSAPIMPFGEFAQRGEERMNYSMSVELFTENNKSMLATTVDVSLSGLKLKISKEHRFKAGDRLAVQFRGLEHEYMLDNRQGVQYVIESIDRNAQDQRLHLKRLFDTLMPSFDRFLERFIHGNKRRYKVNMDNTFDAIHKKTYEQYYIPNFTSIPVYIDSTDGVFKPRYALANDCNRQDIFYWNNEINDLKLGYLFKNERIKQCLMYPKGRQETYLYAFHHIKNEKVYFYSASHEELLANPSLHELFLSYGSRKVSWRVYKFQVQEVEPKQSHRPLSIADSISESVKRQNQPPTPRLMSRLRHLSHIALLTNVTDESNTLCFQKLPLNRAKLPSLKVFGHPRNRSPENIQVFRFKYANQRRESRFMLRSAVQLKVEDIIIEGHTEDISTHGIKLELKTFFHKATDCQVQLSFPQLQKVTRKYDLSNLSYQVRHISNERNVLHLNVLNDENSSATKAFFEELIKNNKNKLKAYRDEEDIPGIGEALRNIYANNVPNVAFFIRKEGTKFVPDATATWANQNRLTNLLSFQAPPGEFNLLPLFEGFNGPIDFVQHTLTHIKPHQRPVMSELFVAFDPSKNSASEAIKSCYIDQFANDDQRRQFIAQALEQGQFIALKIFLARTGRPDIDRLQSEINYVGVYAVHRAKQLEEKLWNINGVGDILDITDLVMSRYQFDTQAIVNNYERQLHHPQKSIEIEQLLNAE, from the coding sequence ATGAATCAAGATCTCGAACAATATCATGACATTATCGAACAATTAAAACCCATGATACATGAGCCAGAGTTTAGTCAAATTCTGGCTCAGGTTGCCGGTTCGGTGCCCAAGCAAAAGCGCTTCCTGCTCAAGATGGAACTGAAGCGTTTAGCGCGTCCATGTACTCGACTAATCGATTTACGCGGGCATGTGGACGGAAAATGTAAGCTTTATGAATACGAGAGCCAGAGGCACTATTTAGATGACACGGCGATAGAGGTCTTTGAACGTCAGGTGCGCTCATTTGGCGAGTACACGGTTGGCGTGTATGAAGCGGTATTAAATACCGAAAACAATTACCGCGTAATGCATAAAAAAGAACAACAAGCTTCTTCACAACCAAAGCAACCAGACAATTCAACCCTTCCGGTTAGCCATGGTTATTCAGCCCCTATCATGCCTTTTGGCGAATTCGCCCAACGGGGTGAAGAGCGCATGAATTATTCAATGAGTGTTGAACTGTTCACTGAAAATAACAAAAGCATGTTAGCCACAACGGTTGACGTATCCCTTAGTGGCTTAAAGCTCAAAATAAGCAAAGAGCATAGATTTAAAGCGGGTGACCGTTTAGCCGTTCAGTTCAGAGGGTTAGAACATGAGTACATGTTGGACAACCGCCAAGGTGTGCAATATGTCATTGAGTCGATTGACCGCAATGCACAAGACCAGCGATTACACCTGAAACGCTTATTCGATACATTAATGCCTAGTTTTGATCGCTTTCTTGAGCGCTTTATTCATGGCAACAAGCGCCGCTATAAAGTCAATATGGACAACACATTTGACGCCATACATAAGAAAACGTATGAGCAATATTACATCCCCAATTTCACCTCCATCCCCGTATATATTGACTCTACTGACGGAGTTTTCAAACCACGTTATGCATTAGCAAATGATTGCAATCGGCAAGATATTTTCTACTGGAATAACGAAATTAATGATCTCAAATTGGGCTACCTTTTTAAAAATGAGAGAATTAAACAATGCCTCATGTATCCAAAAGGAAGACAAGAAACCTACCTATACGCGTTCCATCATATTAAAAATGAAAAGGTGTATTTTTACTCCGCATCGCACGAAGAGCTATTAGCAAACCCAAGCCTACATGAGTTGTTTTTAAGTTACGGGTCACGCAAAGTGAGTTGGCGAGTATATAAGTTTCAAGTGCAAGAGGTTGAACCTAAGCAAAGTCACCGACCTCTCTCCATTGCCGATAGCATCAGCGAATCAGTCAAGCGTCAGAATCAACCACCAACCCCACGCTTAATGTCTCGTTTACGCCACTTAAGTCATATTGCATTACTAACTAATGTGACAGATGAATCAAACACACTGTGCTTTCAAAAACTGCCACTTAATCGCGCCAAGCTGCCCAGTTTAAAAGTGTTTGGTCATCCAAGGAATCGTAGCCCAGAAAATATCCAAGTCTTTCGATTTAAATATGCAAATCAGCGCCGAGAGTCCCGTTTTATGCTGCGCAGCGCTGTACAGCTCAAAGTGGAAGATATAATTATTGAAGGCCACACAGAAGATATATCCACACACGGTATTAAACTTGAGTTAAAAACGTTCTTTCATAAAGCCACCGATTGCCAAGTGCAACTGAGTTTTCCGCAATTGCAAAAAGTTACACGTAAATACGATCTGAGTAACCTTTCCTATCAAGTTCGTCATATTTCTAACGAACGAAATGTGCTGCACTTAAACGTATTAAATGACGAGAATAGCAGCGCTACTAAAGCTTTTTTTGAAGAGTTGATTAAAAATAATAAAAATAAACTTAAAGCATATCGAGATGAAGAAGATATTCCGGGTATCGGTGAAGCCTTGCGTAATATCTATGCAAATAATGTCCCTAACGTGGCGTTTTTTATCCGTAAAGAAGGAACCAAATTTGTACCTGATGCCACAGCGACCTGGGCGAACCAGAATCGATTGACCAATTTACTGAGTTTCCAAGCACCCCCTGGTGAGTTCAACTTACTGCCTCTGTTTGAAGGCTTCAATGGCCCGATTGATTTTGTGCAGCACACACTGACTCACATTAAGCCCCATCAGCGTCCCGTTATGAGTGAGCTATTTGTGGCATTTGATCCCAGCAAAAACAGTGCTTCAGAGGCGATAAAGAGCTGTTACATAGACCAATTCGCCAACGACGATCAGCGTCGTCAATTTATTGCGCAAGCCCTTGAGCAAGGACAGTTTATTGCGCTAAAAATATTTTTAGCGCGCACTGGACGCCCAGATATTGACCGCCTGCAATCAGAGATTAACTACGTAGGTGTTTATGCCGTTCACAGAGCGAAACAACTAGAAGAAAAACTGTGGAACATAAATGGTGTTGGCGATATTTTAGATATAACGGATTTGGTGATGAGCCGATACCAATTCGACACGCAAGCCATTGTGAATAACTATGAAAGGCAACTGCATCACCCGCAAAAAAGCATAGAGATAGAACAGTTATTAAACGCTGAATAG
- the radA gene encoding DNA repair protein RadA encodes MAKRKTAYVCSDCGAEFPRWQGQCNDCNAWNTITEFVVSPARSQPERNLRGYAGQTGAKIETLNSIDVAELPRFTSSFSELDRVLGGGIVPGSAILIGGSPGAGKSTLLLQVMCQLAAQRTALYVTGEESLQQVAMRAQRLNLPSDKLNMLAETSVETICELALTLNPKIMVIDSIQVMHVADVASAPGSVSQVRESAAYLTRFAKQHHIAMLLVGHVTKDGSLAGPKVLEHCIDCSMMLEGESDSRYRTLRSQKNRFGAVNELGVFGMTERGLKEVSNPSAIFLSRGEEQSPGSIVMVVWEGTRPLLVEIQALVDYSQTANPRRVAVGLEQNRMAMLLAVLNRHGDVQMNDQDVFANVVGGVKVAETSADLALLLSIVSSFRNKTLDSQLIAFGEVGLAGEIRPVPNGSERISEAAKHGFKRAIVPKANMPKQNINGIEVIGVSRLSEALEVL; translated from the coding sequence ATGGCCAAACGTAAAACCGCCTATGTCTGTAGTGACTGTGGCGCAGAATTTCCGCGCTGGCAAGGACAATGTAATGACTGCAATGCTTGGAATACCATCACAGAATTTGTGGTGAGCCCTGCTCGCAGCCAGCCTGAGCGCAATTTGCGCGGCTACGCCGGTCAAACTGGGGCCAAAATTGAGACCCTTAACAGCATTGATGTGGCTGAATTACCGCGCTTTACTTCAAGCTTTAGTGAGCTCGATAGAGTATTAGGCGGGGGTATCGTGCCGGGCAGTGCAATTTTGATTGGCGGTTCTCCTGGAGCAGGCAAAAGTACCTTGTTGCTACAAGTCATGTGCCAACTAGCAGCGCAGCGCACTGCGCTATATGTCACGGGGGAGGAATCGCTGCAACAAGTTGCTATGCGCGCTCAGCGCTTAAATCTACCTAGCGATAAGCTGAATATGCTGGCCGAAACCAGTGTTGAAACTATCTGTGAATTAGCATTAACCCTCAACCCCAAAATTATGGTGATTGACTCCATTCAGGTGATGCATGTGGCCGATGTGGCATCTGCACCCGGTAGCGTTTCGCAAGTAAGAGAAAGCGCCGCATATTTAACTCGCTTTGCAAAGCAGCACCATATTGCCATGCTGTTAGTGGGGCATGTTACGAAAGATGGCAGTCTGGCTGGGCCCAAAGTGCTAGAGCACTGTATTGATTGCTCCATGATGTTAGAAGGGGAAAGTGACAGCCGGTATCGCACGTTGCGTAGTCAGAAAAACCGCTTTGGTGCTGTGAACGAATTGGGTGTGTTTGGCATGACCGAAAGAGGATTAAAGGAAGTGAGTAATCCTTCTGCCATCTTTTTAAGTCGAGGAGAAGAGCAATCTCCTGGCAGTATTGTTATGGTGGTATGGGAAGGCACTCGCCCATTGCTGGTGGAAATACAAGCATTGGTGGATTATTCACAGACCGCAAACCCGCGTCGTGTCGCTGTTGGTCTTGAGCAAAACCGAATGGCGATGCTTTTAGCAGTATTGAATCGACACGGTGATGTGCAGATGAACGACCAAGACGTTTTCGCCAATGTCGTCGGCGGCGTAAAGGTCGCAGAAACCAGTGCTGATTTAGCGCTTTTACTATCCATTGTTTCGAGTTTTAGAAATAAGACCCTTGATTCACAGTTAATTGCATTTGGCGAAGTGGGACTTGCTGGTGAAATACGCCCCGTGCCTAATGGCTCAGAACGGATCAGCGAAGCAGCAAAGCATGGATTCAAGCGAGCTATCGTGCCAAAAGCCAATATGCCAAAACAAAACATTAATGGGATCGAAGTGATCGGGGTATCTCGTTTAAGTGAAGCACTTGAGGTGCTTTAA
- a CDS encoding YfiR family protein, with product MVLHSALAQEELSKERKLKAAYLLNFTKYMSWPTDSGAQNDFKLCLQSDRPFFEFMQALVARHNQGNNKMHIAIGHVQEEPLCHMAYFHSSLEQPLDQMRRAVIVLESTDVKQANSAIRFYTQEQRVRFEFDLAQLARVDVIVSSELLKLARIAR from the coding sequence GTGGTTTTACACTCGGCTTTAGCACAAGAGGAGTTGAGTAAGGAGCGCAAACTAAAGGCCGCCTATTTACTGAATTTTACTAAATATATGAGCTGGCCCACAGATAGTGGCGCGCAAAATGATTTCAAATTGTGCCTGCAAAGTGATCGGCCATTCTTTGAATTTATGCAGGCCCTTGTGGCACGTCATAATCAGGGAAACAACAAGATGCATATCGCCATCGGTCATGTCCAGGAAGAGCCGCTATGTCATATGGCATACTTTCATTCTTCTCTTGAGCAACCACTAGACCAAATGAGGCGGGCGGTGATTGTGCTAGAGTCCACGGACGTGAAACAAGCGAACAGCGCGATAAGGTTTTATACCCAAGAGCAAAGAGTGCGCTTTGAGTTTGATTTAGCACAATTAGCCAGAGTAGACGTGATAGTAAGCTCTGAATTGCTTAAATTAGCTAGGATTGCTCGATAA